One genomic window of Thermus caldifontis includes the following:
- the ychF gene encoding redox-regulated ATPase YchF, giving the protein MLAVGIVGLPNVGKSTLFNALTRARALAANYPFATIDKNVGVVALEDPRLYALQRVFAKGDRMPPVIPTHVEFVDIAGLVKGAHRGEGLGNQFLAHIREVAAIAHVLRCFPDPDVVHVMGRVDPLGDAEVVETELLLADLATWERRLERLRKEARANRDLVPALEVAEALYAHLEEGKPARTFLGNGQAGEDTELRRLLRETPLLTAKPVIYVANVGEEDLPEGEGNPHVRAVREKAKAEGAEVVVVSARLEAELAELSPEEGQELLAAYGLRESGLQRLAQAGYRALGLITFFTAGEKEVRAWTVRRGTKAPEAAGEIHSDMEKGFIRAEVIPWEKLVEAGGWARAKERGWVRLEGKDYLVQDGDVLYILFNV; this is encoded by the coding sequence ATGCTGGCTGTAGGAATCGTCGGTCTACCCAACGTGGGCAAATCCACCCTCTTCAACGCCCTCACCCGGGCAAGGGCTTTGGCGGCCAACTACCCCTTCGCCACCATCGACAAGAACGTGGGGGTGGTGGCCTTGGAGGACCCAAGGCTTTACGCCTTGCAGAGGGTGTTTGCCAAGGGCGATAGGATGCCTCCCGTGATCCCCACCCATGTGGAGTTTGTGGACATCGCCGGGTTGGTGAAGGGTGCCCATAGGGGGGAAGGCCTTGGCAACCAGTTCCTGGCCCACATCCGCGAGGTGGCGGCCATCGCCCACGTGCTCCGGTGCTTTCCCGATCCCGATGTGGTGCATGTGATGGGCCGGGTGGATCCCCTGGGGGATGCCGAGGTGGTGGAAACCGAGCTCCTTTTGGCTGACCTCGCCACCTGGGAAAGGCGCCTTGAACGGCTGAGGAAGGAGGCCCGGGCCAACCGGGACCTGGTCCCCGCCCTCGAGGTGGCGGAGGCCCTTTACGCCCACCTAGAGGAGGGAAAGCCCGCCCGCACCTTCCTGGGAAACGGGCAGGCGGGGGAGGATACCGAGCTTCGCCGCCTGCTCAGGGAAACCCCTCTCCTCACCGCCAAGCCGGTGATCTACGTGGCCAATGTGGGCGAGGAGGACCTGCCCGAAGGCGAGGGTAACCCCCATGTCCGGGCGGTGCGGGAAAAGGCCAAGGCCGAGGGGGCAGAAGTGGTGGTGGTCTCCGCCCGTCTGGAGGCGGAACTGGCCGAGCTTTCTCCGGAGGAGGGACAGGAGCTTCTCGCCGCCTATGGCCTGAGGGAAAGCGGTCTGCAACGCCTGGCCCAGGCGGGGTATAGGGCGCTTGGCCTCATCACCTTCTTTACCGCCGGGGAGAAGGAGGTGCGGGCCTGGACGGTGCGCCGAGGGACCAAGGCCCCCGAGGCGGCGGGGGAGATCCACTCCGACATGGAGAAGGGCTTCATCCGGGCTGAGGTCATCCCTTGGGAAAAGCTGGTGGAGGCTGGGGGATGGGCCAGGGCTAAGGAGAGGGGTTGGGTGCGCCTGGAGGGCAAGGATTACCTGGTGCAGGATGGGGATGTCCTCTACATCCTCTTTAACGTGTGA
- the deoC gene encoding deoxyribose-phosphate aldolase: MDLAAHIDHTLLKPTATPEEILKVAEEALEYGFFGLCIPPSYVPLVRERYPHAPFRLVTVVGFPLGYQTKETKALEAALAFAQGAHEVDMVIHLGRALAQDYAYVEEEVRTVRQAVPGAVLKVILETGHFTPKALEALAEAAIRGGADFLKTSTGFGPRGASLEDVELLVRLAQGRAQVKAAGGIRDPKMALKLLEAGATRLGTSSGVALVKGEGGDGY; encoded by the coding sequence ATGGACCTGGCCGCCCACATTGACCACACCCTCTTAAAACCCACCGCCACCCCCGAAGAGATCCTCAAAGTGGCGGAAGAAGCCCTGGAATACGGGTTTTTCGGCCTCTGCATCCCCCCCTCCTACGTCCCCCTGGTGCGGGAGCGTTACCCCCATGCCCCCTTTCGCTTGGTAACCGTGGTGGGCTTCCCCTTGGGCTACCAGACCAAGGAGACCAAGGCCCTCGAGGCGGCCTTGGCCTTTGCCCAGGGAGCCCATGAGGTGGACATGGTGATCCACCTGGGCCGGGCCCTGGCCCAGGACTACGCCTATGTAGAGGAAGAAGTCCGCACCGTCCGCCAAGCGGTGCCGGGTGCCGTCCTTAAGGTGATTCTGGAAACAGGCCACTTCACCCCCAAGGCTTTAGAAGCCCTAGCCGAGGCCGCCATCCGGGGCGGGGCCGACTTCCTGAAGACCTCCACCGGCTTTGGCCCCCGGGGAGCCAGCCTGGAGGACGTGGAACTCCTGGTCCGGCTGGCCCAAGGCCGGGCCCAGGTGAAGGCGGCAGGCGGCATCCGTGACCCGAAGATGGCCCTCAAGCTTCTGGAAGCGGGGGCCACCCGTCTGGGCACCTCCAGCGGGGTGGCCCTGGTGAAAGGGGAAGGTGGGGATGGGTACTAA
- a CDS encoding response regulator, which yields MATDYPGLLLLSRSDALRAYVDLVLSEKGIPVRHFDLAREGLFWLLDHTPRYVLLDQDLDVDPFAVAARIRHVRRLKEVPLAVLIEPNEKLRTTAEVVRVMAIEKPLTRDKLFRFLGLG from the coding sequence GTGGCGACGGATTATCCGGGGCTTCTCCTATTAAGCCGTAGCGATGCCCTGCGGGCCTATGTGGACCTGGTGCTGTCGGAGAAGGGCATCCCTGTTCGCCACTTTGACCTGGCCCGGGAAGGGCTCTTTTGGCTATTGGACCACACGCCCCGGTATGTGCTTTTGGACCAGGACCTGGACGTGGATCCCTTTGCCGTAGCGGCCCGCATCCGGCATGTGCGCCGGCTTAAGGAGGTGCCCTTGGCGGTGCTCATAGAGCCCAACGAGAAGCTCCGCACCACGGCCGAGGTGGTGCGGGTGATGGCCATAGAAAAACCCCTCACCCGGGACAAGCTCTTCCGCTTTTTGGGTTTGGGGTAG
- a CDS encoding sensor histidine kinase: MASHSLYRLVRLAQRLLPPLIAAVVMVFELALLPYRHVDSLLWLRLGFYGLVGPLVTYAVLEWIAQETLEKVRAERALEEANRRLLAAGRVFREALESENLEEAVSRIARALGETLGYPVALEAEGVHGGEECGGVRVELPGLKGYLEACPPEPERVFLEVLAHEVAGALQSVVARSRDRLTLFEVDQALKAEANLDRLLEGLLERIQSWAEAEGGGVLLLDEEGFLVPRVVRGLVLPSHPFLPDGVWKGSLEGPVFVEEGTLALPLKARETVGVLVLKGEGLSRRIPFLSFLASQVALAVRNAQAYLRAEELAINEERTRIAREIHDGIAQSLAFMALKLDLAERLLPKDQEAALKALNEVKETLRAQIREVRRSIFALRPIDLERYGFLESVRRYAQAFAEQAGFRVQLSLPEAVGLSQASELVLFRVLQEALTNAAKHGKPSRVEVELLPLGERGARLVVRDNGRGFQNAEAQGLGGFGLTQMRERVEARGGRFQVRSEPGKGTEVVAEVPY; encoded by the coding sequence ATGGCTAGCCACAGCCTCTACCGATTGGTGCGCCTGGCCCAGCGGCTTTTGCCGCCCCTGATCGCGGCGGTGGTGATGGTCTTTGAGCTGGCCCTTTTGCCCTACCGGCACGTGGATAGCCTCCTTTGGCTACGGCTTGGCTTCTACGGCCTGGTGGGCCCCTTGGTCACCTATGCGGTGCTGGAGTGGATCGCCCAGGAAACCCTGGAGAAGGTGCGGGCGGAAAGGGCCTTGGAGGAGGCGAACCGCCGCCTTTTGGCGGCGGGGAGGGTGTTCCGGGAGGCCTTGGAGAGCGAGAACCTGGAGGAAGCGGTCTCCCGCATCGCCCGGGCTTTGGGGGAAACCCTGGGGTATCCCGTGGCCCTCGAGGCCGAGGGGGTCCATGGGGGGGAGGAATGCGGCGGGGTGCGGGTGGAGCTTCCGGGTTTAAAGGGGTACCTGGAGGCCTGCCCCCCGGAGCCGGAAAGGGTCTTCTTGGAGGTGCTGGCCCACGAGGTGGCAGGGGCCCTGCAGTCGGTGGTGGCCCGAAGCCGGGACCGCCTCACCCTCTTTGAGGTGGACCAGGCCCTTAAGGCCGAGGCCAATCTGGACCGGCTTCTTGAGGGACTTTTGGAGCGGATCCAGTCCTGGGCGGAAGCGGAGGGGGGTGGGGTTCTCCTCCTGGACGAGGAGGGGTTCTTGGTGCCCCGGGTGGTGCGGGGCCTGGTCTTACCCTCCCATCCCTTCCTACCGGATGGGGTTTGGAAGGGGAGCCTCGAGGGGCCGGTGTTCGTGGAAGAGGGAACCCTGGCCCTACCCCTAAAGGCCCGGGAGACGGTGGGGGTGCTGGTCCTCAAGGGGGAAGGTCTTTCCCGGCGCATTCCTTTCCTGTCCTTCCTGGCCTCCCAGGTGGCCTTGGCGGTGCGCAACGCCCAGGCGTACCTCCGGGCGGAGGAACTGGCCATCAACGAGGAGCGCACCCGCATCGCTCGGGAGATCCACGATGGTATTGCCCAAAGCCTGGCCTTCATGGCCTTAAAGTTGGACTTGGCGGAGAGGCTTTTGCCTAAGGACCAGGAAGCGGCCCTGAAGGCTTTGAACGAGGTGAAGGAAACCCTCAGGGCGCAGATCCGGGAGGTGCGCCGGAGCATCTTCGCCTTGAGGCCCATCGACCTGGAACGCTACGGCTTTCTGGAATCCGTGCGCCGCTATGCCCAAGCCTTTGCCGAGCAGGCGGGGTTTCGGGTTCAGCTTAGCCTGCCTGAGGCCGTGGGGCTTTCCCAGGCCAGCGAGTTGGTTCTCTTCCGGGTTCTGCAGGAGGCCCTCACCAATGCCGCCAAGCACGGCAAGCCTAGCCGGGTAGAGGTGGAACTCCTCCCCTTGGGAGAGCGGGGGGCGCGGCTGGTGGTTCGGGACAACGGAAGAGGGTTTCAAAATGCGGAGGCCCAGGGTTTAGGTGGGTTCGGGCTCACCCAGATGCGGGAGCGGGTGGAGGCGCGGGGCGGGCGCTTCCAGGTGCGTTCCGAGCCGGGAAAGGGCACGGAGGTGGTGGCGGAGGTTCCCTACTGA
- a CDS encoding transglycosylase domain-containing protein, with translation MRVLRFLFLLLAGLLLGAGLALGYLAYAYTRDLPDLSQFDRLRLTATSTLYARDGTPLAQIASVEEGRAIHRSLVRLTEVSPAAVAAVVFSEDRRFFQHYGVDFVRLFGALYAILRGDLQGGSTITTQVIKNTLLKELAQARSLERKFKEWALALELERRYTKEEILEMYLNVVPWGGNAVGIKGAAEAYFGKDPAALTLAEGLYLASLIPAPNARYQDLKGVRERMRLLLHQMVAEGWVSHEAAEAAWREPLAPQGWEVRYDGEGNLLEARLVDPEARILRQLDYRMAPHFVLEVRRFLEARFGKEKVYGEGGLKVYTTLDPAMQRAAEAAAKGARLPEGAELAMVGLDPETGEVLALVGGVRREGDEYNRATRALRNPGSAVKPFVYATAFEEGWTQATLVPDRPLEFPDPSQKGGVWRPKNFSGTFLNQEITVRYALDLSLNLPAIYTTQAIGVEKVARKLSQAGFAVKYPTLAIAIGGASITPVDLAAAYAAFANGGYRVTPIYVKRVEDAQGQVLYQAFPERRRLFDPLVAYQGWDLLKGYVYDLGEKGLAKGARIPGRVVGGKTGTTNEARDLWFAGVTRGLSAVVWVGRDDNKPLRLGGREPSSSVVNPPIWREFVAAALRGRPGGDFPPPAGLVQVEVDLLSGQPSPGGIRAWFPQGKVPVPRVSPPPTPKAPMPSEGPPAPEPPSAPSLGAEPGPVPEPAPAPSPEEPGSDGGTVHGEGGGSPEAP, from the coding sequence GTGCGGGTGCTCCGCTTCCTGTTCCTCTTGCTGGCCGGCCTTTTGCTGGGAGCAGGCTTGGCCTTGGGGTATCTGGCCTATGCCTACACCCGCGACCTTCCGGACCTGTCCCAGTTTGACCGCTTGCGCCTCACCGCCACCTCCACCCTCTATGCCCGGGACGGCACCCCTTTGGCCCAGATCGCCAGCGTGGAGGAGGGAAGGGCCATCCACCGGAGCCTGGTGCGGCTTACCGAGGTTTCCCCGGCGGCGGTGGCGGCCGTGGTCTTTTCGGAGGACCGCCGCTTCTTCCAGCACTACGGCGTGGATTTCGTGCGCTTGTTTGGGGCCCTTTATGCCATCCTTCGCGGGGATCTCCAGGGAGGAAGCACCATCACCACCCAGGTCATCAAAAACACCCTGCTCAAGGAGCTGGCCCAGGCCCGCTCCCTGGAGCGTAAGTTCAAGGAGTGGGCCCTGGCCCTCGAGCTGGAGAGGCGCTACACCAAGGAGGAGATCCTGGAGATGTACCTGAACGTGGTGCCCTGGGGGGGCAACGCCGTGGGCATCAAGGGGGCGGCGGAAGCCTATTTCGGGAAGGATCCGGCGGCCTTGACCCTGGCGGAGGGCCTCTACCTGGCCTCCCTGATCCCGGCTCCCAACGCCCGTTACCAGGACCTGAAGGGGGTGCGGGAGCGGATGCGCCTCCTTTTGCACCAGATGGTGGCCGAGGGCTGGGTGAGCCATGAGGCGGCCGAGGCTGCTTGGCGGGAGCCCTTGGCGCCCCAGGGGTGGGAGGTGCGCTACGACGGGGAGGGAAACCTTCTGGAAGCCAGGCTGGTGGATCCCGAGGCCCGCATCCTCAGGCAGCTGGACTACCGGATGGCCCCCCACTTTGTCCTCGAGGTGCGCCGCTTCCTCGAGGCCCGCTTCGGGAAGGAAAAGGTCTATGGCGAGGGGGGGCTTAAGGTGTACACCACCTTGGACCCAGCCATGCAACGGGCGGCGGAGGCCGCGGCCAAGGGGGCCAGGTTGCCGGAGGGGGCGGAGCTGGCCATGGTGGGCCTGGATCCGGAAACGGGGGAGGTGCTGGCCTTGGTGGGGGGGGTAAGGCGGGAAGGGGACGAGTACAACCGGGCCACCCGGGCCCTGCGTAACCCGGGGAGCGCGGTGAAACCCTTTGTCTACGCTACCGCCTTTGAGGAGGGTTGGACCCAGGCCACCTTGGTGCCCGACCGCCCCCTGGAGTTTCCCGACCCCAGCCAGAAGGGAGGGGTATGGCGGCCCAAGAACTTCTCCGGTACCTTCCTTAACCAGGAGATTACGGTGCGCTATGCCCTGGACCTCTCCCTCAACCTGCCCGCCATCTACACCACCCAAGCCATTGGGGTGGAGAAGGTGGCCAGGAAGCTTTCCCAGGCGGGGTTTGCCGTCAAGTACCCCACCCTGGCCATAGCCATCGGGGGTGCCTCCATCACCCCGGTGGACCTGGCCGCGGCCTACGCTGCCTTCGCCAACGGGGGCTACCGGGTGACCCCCATCTACGTGAAGCGGGTGGAGGACGCCCAGGGGCAGGTGCTTTACCAAGCCTTTCCGGAACGGCGCCGCCTCTTTGATCCCTTGGTGGCCTACCAAGGGTGGGACCTCTTGAAGGGATACGTTTACGACCTGGGGGAGAAGGGCCTGGCCAAGGGGGCCCGTATCCCCGGCCGGGTGGTGGGGGGGAAGACGGGGACCACCAACGAGGCCCGCGACCTCTGGTTTGCTGGGGTGACCCGGGGGCTTTCTGCGGTGGTCTGGGTGGGCCGCGACGATAACAAGCCCCTGCGCCTGGGGGGGAGGGAGCCTTCCAGCTCCGTGGTCAACCCCCCCATCTGGCGGGAGTTTGTGGCTGCGGCCTTGCGGGGACGTCCAGGAGGGGATTTCCCCCCGCCGGCGGGCCTGGTGCAGGTGGAGGTGGACCTGCTTTCGGGCCAGCCTTCCCCGGGGGGGATAAGGGCTTGGTTCCCTCAGGGGAAGGTACCCGTGCCCCGAGTAAGTCCCCCCCCTACCCCAAAGGCGCCCATGCCCTCGGAGGGCCCGCCCGCACCGGAGCCTCCATCAGCCCCCTCCCTCGGGGCGGAACCCGGTCCGGTGCCGGAGCCTGCCCCCGCCCCATCCCCGGAAGAACCTGGGTCGGATGGGGGCACGGTGCACGGGGAAGGGGGGGGTTCGCCTGAGGCCCCTTAA
- a CDS encoding RNA methyltransferase — MQRIRVVLVEPQEPMNVGAVARAMRNFGFSQLYLVRPSPRVGPPWAREAYWLAVHAEEVLDRAVAVESLGEALEGVSFVVATTGRPRELYPAPVVTAKEVPAHVLSVEGEVALVFGRETFGLTNEELDLAHLIGTIPTAPEQPSLNLAQAVVVFAYELYQAWVQGAALALREELADLAALEGFFADLGRYVLEIGFTDEHRHPYAMRRLRRIFHKARLSPGEVQLLRGLLHQSRYAVASSPKKEGTKEKDG, encoded by the coding sequence TTGCAGCGGATTCGTGTGGTTCTAGTGGAACCCCAGGAGCCCATGAACGTGGGGGCGGTGGCCCGGGCCATGCGGAACTTCGGTTTTTCGCAGCTTTACCTGGTGAGGCCTTCGCCCCGGGTGGGCCCTCCTTGGGCCCGGGAAGCCTACTGGCTGGCGGTGCACGCCGAGGAGGTGTTGGACCGGGCGGTGGCGGTGGAAAGCCTAGGGGAGGCCCTCGAGGGGGTGAGTTTTGTGGTGGCCACCACGGGAAGGCCCCGGGAACTGTACCCGGCCCCGGTGGTAACGGCTAAGGAGGTGCCCGCTCACGTGCTTTCTGTGGAGGGGGAGGTGGCCTTGGTCTTCGGTCGGGAAACCTTTGGCCTCACCAACGAGGAGTTGGACCTGGCTCACCTCATCGGCACCATTCCCACCGCCCCCGAGCAACCTTCCCTGAACCTGGCCCAAGCGGTGGTGGTCTTCGCCTACGAGCTTTACCAGGCCTGGGTGCAGGGGGCCGCTTTGGCCCTTAGGGAGGAGCTTGCGGACCTGGCGGCCCTGGAGGGGTTTTTTGCGGACCTGGGGCGGTATGTGCTGGAAATCGGCTTCACTGACGAGCACCGCCACCCTTACGCCATGCGGCGCTTGCGGCGCATCTTCCACAAGGCCCGGCTTTCCCCGGGCGAGGTGCAACTTCTCAGGGGGCTTCTGCACCAAAGCCGGTATGCGGTAGCCTCCTCCCCCAAAAAGGAGGGTACGAAGGAAAAGGATGGCTAG